The Pseudonocardia broussonetiae DNA segment ATGCGCACCTCCACGACCCCGGGCTGCGTGATCGAACTGAGCACGGTGCGCAAGTCCTCGACGGAGCCTGCCGAGGCGCCCGCCAGCCCGTCGAGTGCGTCGCCGACCTCGGCCAGCCGCAGCGCGGGCGCGACCGGCTGACCGCCGGTGATCGTGTACGCGCCGTCGGCGAGCACCACGACGACCAGGTTCGGTGGTCGGCAGGCCGCTACCGACCAGAGCGTGCTGGCCCCCATCAGGCACTCGCCGTCACCGAGGAGGGCGACGACCTGCCGCTCCGGGACGGCCTCGGCCAGGCCGAGCGCAGCGGCCAGGGCGGAGCCCATGGCTGCACCGAAGTAGAAGTGCGGGCCGTCCTCGGTGACCAGTCTGGTGGCTGACGTGGCCGTGCCCAGGGACGGGACGATGATCGCATCAGGGAAGACGTCGGCGACCGTCCGCGTCGCCTCAACGACGTTCACGGCCACCACCGAGCTCCGGCTCGAGGAGCATCGCCGCGCACTCCTGGGCACCGAAGGCGAGCTCGAGCACACCGTCGCTCACTGTGGCGGCGTCCTCGGCCCGGTGCAGCGGGAAGCACTGGACCCCCAGCGCACCGAGCAACGACCTGGTCGCCCTGCCGATCGGCACCTGCGCCGGGTTAGCCTCCGCGAGCGTCCCACGCATGGAAACGACCAGCGGCAGTCCGAGGCGGTAGGGCACGGCGAGCGAGCCCAGCGCGTTCAGCGCGTTGCCGACGCCGGAACTCTGCATCAGCACCATCGGATACCGCCCGGC contains these protein-coding regions:
- a CDS encoding thiamine pyrophosphate-binding protein, with amino-acid sequence MTLSGVAEPWGVRVPSGLDWQITIADRFVAGGVDVAAFVPDSRLEGVLVGLAGRGVLLRSLAREEECVAYAAGQRIAGRYPMVLMQSSGVGNALNALGSLAVPYRLGLPLVVSMRGTLAEANPAQVPIGRATRSLLGALGVQCFPLHRAEDAATVSDGVLELAFGAQECAAMLLEPELGGGRERR
- a CDS encoding thiamine pyrophosphate-dependent enzyme; the encoded protein is MAVNVVEATRTVADVFPDAIIVPSLGTATSATRLVTEDGPHFYFGAAMGSALAAALGLAEAVPERQVVALLGDGECLMGASTLWSVAACRPPNLVVVVLADGAYTITGGQPVAPALRLAEVGDALDGLAGASAGSVEDLRTVLSSITQPGVVEVRITERVWPGPSPFVDPTEVVRRVRQNVGAPSGGLDSRVAPPSAGVVRQAHGRAPAPPDAT